The Peribacillus simplex genome contains the following window.
TGTCATCAGAACTAAGCCAGCATACATAGTCACCTGCTGCTTTTTCGATGCCGGTATTCAAGGCACTGGCCGTCCCGCCATTTTCCTTTTTAATGTAAATGATTTTATCTAGAAACGGATCGATTTTTTCTGAATATAATGTAGAGCCGTCATTGACTACGATAATTTCAATATTTTTGTAGGTTTGATTGACCAAACTCTCCAAAGCTTTATCGATATATGGACAATTATAAAATGGAACAACAATCGACACTTTCTCCACATTCACCCTCCTTCAAAGAACAGTGAACCCTAATTTCCCTTCAAAAGAAGTATAACTATATTCGTAATATATGAGACTCATTGAGCGAATATTAACAGATTATCTTATCTAATAACTGCCAATAAATTCAGTCTCTTATCTGTCATATATTCTAAAAATTGGATGAAGTACATATGTTGATAAGGGCTTTCCACCATTTATAACGACTTAAACATGAATTATATGTACATAAACATGCATTCGATTCTTTTTAAAAAACTGCTGGGGGTTTTCAATTATGCAGCACACCACTTTTCCTGCTTTCCAAAAGAATGGCACCATAACGACTAAAAAAAGACTATTCACTGAAATTCAAAATACATTTACCATAGAATTCTGGGCAAAACCTGAACTTCCTCATGAAGTCAAAAAAATAGCGACAAGTGGCTTCTCAAAAATTATTAACGAAAGATTTGCCATAGTACCGGTATTTGGAGCATATGATGATGGGGATGGTACTCGGGCAGGTGTTGGAGTATCGGTGGGAACAAATGGAATTTCAATATATGAGCATACAATTGACCATTTCCCTGCGACTTTGATTCACGAAACTCCAATAAATGATTGGACGCATATTGCTGTTGTATATGCTAATAAAAAACCCACATTATATATAAATGGAAGATATACTAAAACGGGAAAAGTCAGTAGAAAAAAAACAGTAGTTCCTTCGGGAGTTTTTGCGGGAATGAAGGATTTAAGCTTTTATGTTGGTGGTCTAAATGAAATACGAATCTGGAGCACAGCAAGGATGTCCCATGAAATCCAACAAAATATGAGTAAAAAACTTACCGGGAATGAACCAGCGCTTTTTGGCTATTGGAAATTGGATGAAGGTACTGGTATTATCGCTCACGATTCAACCATGAATAAAAACGACGGAACGATTGAGGGAGCAGACTGGCACTCACCTAAAAATTCAGAAAAGCCGAAAACAGACATGAATGTCTTGTTTACTTTTTTTGTTCCGAGCGGCGGAATAGAAACATTAAATAGACAACGCTTTTATGCTCTGGCAAAAGAACAAATAAACTGTCACTTTTTATATACACAAAATGGAACGGGACTACAAAACAAAATTAATACTTCTATTTTTGTTTCAAACAACGATGATGAAATTAAAGATATTATCCTAAAAGGAAATTATGATGCTATTGTTGTTGCTTCCGATCTTGTGCTAT
Protein-coding sequences here:
- a CDS encoding glycosyltransferase, encoding MQHTTFPAFQKNGTITTKKRLFTEIQNTFTIEFWAKPELPHEVKKIATSGFSKIINERFAIVPVFGAYDDGDGTRAGVGVSVGTNGISIYEHTIDHFPATLIHETPINDWTHIAVVYANKKPTLYINGRYTKTGKVSRKKTVVPSGVFAGMKDLSFYVGGLNEIRIWSTARMSHEIQQNMSKKLTGNEPALFGYWKLDEGTGIIAHDSTMNKNDGTIEGADWHSPKNSEKPKTDMNVLFTFFVPSGGIETLNRQRFYALAKEQINCHFLYTQNGTGLQNKINTSIFVSNNDDEIKDIILKGNYDAIVVASDLVLLQTIKKFGYKGILIYENQGLGFNKEYADNYLQAHAPIIDNYCDAILYPQTPHLIQAFETYFPNKKKFCFHNCFNTDDFKYQIHTKRNNPIIGWVGRLEENKNWKDFLSIGSKLITKNPSIQLWMFEDDTLSNQEERLAFEQKVNELSLKNHLKMYVNQPHNKMAEYFSIIGDSGGFLCSTSKVEGFGYAVLEAMVCRCPVLSTDSDGVRSFIRHNQTGKFFDQGNIDQAELEGNELLSNIPLREDIRRKAVKHIETNFSPGKYSKNFINMIHDLKNADQ